Proteins co-encoded in one Bradyrhizobium sp. 170 genomic window:
- the serA gene encoding phosphoglycerate dehydrogenase — MTKPKVLISDALSPAAVQIFKDRGIEVDFQPNLGKDKDKLAEIIGNYDGLAIRSATKATAKIIDKAIRLKVIGRAGIGVDNVEIPAATAKGIIVMNTPFGNSITTAEHAITLMLALAREIPQADASTQAGKWEKNRFMGVEITGKTLGVVGCGNIGSIAADRALGLRMKVVAFDPFLSPERAKDIGVEKVELDELLKRADFITLHTPLTEKTKNIIDAAAIAKMKKGVRIVNCARGGLVDEQALVDALNAKHVAGAAFDVFVEEPATKNVLFGHPNVICTPHLGASTTEAQENVALQVAEQMSDYLLTGAISNAVNFPSITAEEAPKLKPFIELAEKLGSFAGQLTESGILKVQITYEGHVAEMKIKAITSAVLSGLLRPMLGEVNVVSAPVVAKERGMVVDEIVRAAQSDYESLITVTVITERQERSVSGTVYHDGKPRLVDIKGIRVDAEFGKSMIYVTNEDKPGFIGSFAGLLGAAQINIATFHLGRTKQGGDAIALVEIDGPVPADVLTKVQALPQVKQAKALVF; from the coding sequence ATGACAAAACCCAAAGTTCTCATTTCCGACGCGCTGTCTCCCGCCGCCGTGCAGATCTTCAAAGACCGCGGCATCGAGGTCGACTTCCAGCCCAATCTCGGCAAGGACAAGGACAAGCTCGCCGAGATCATCGGCAATTACGACGGCCTTGCGATCCGCTCCGCGACCAAGGCGACCGCGAAGATCATCGACAAGGCCATCAGGCTGAAGGTGATCGGCCGCGCCGGCATTGGCGTCGACAATGTCGAGATCCCGGCGGCCACCGCCAAGGGCATCATCGTGATGAACACGCCGTTCGGCAATTCGATCACGACCGCCGAGCACGCCATCACGCTGATGCTGGCGCTGGCGCGTGAAATTCCGCAGGCGGACGCCTCGACCCAGGCCGGCAAGTGGGAGAAGAACCGCTTCATGGGCGTCGAGATCACCGGCAAGACGCTGGGCGTGGTCGGCTGCGGCAATATCGGCTCGATCGCCGCCGACCGCGCGCTCGGCCTGCGCATGAAAGTCGTCGCGTTCGATCCGTTCCTGTCGCCGGAACGCGCCAAGGATATCGGCGTCGAGAAGGTCGAGCTCGACGAACTGCTCAAGCGCGCCGATTTCATCACGCTGCACACGCCGCTGACCGAAAAGACAAAGAACATCATCGACGCCGCGGCGATCGCCAAGATGAAGAAGGGCGTGCGCATCGTTAATTGCGCGCGCGGCGGGCTGGTCGACGAGCAGGCGCTGGTCGATGCGCTGAACGCCAAGCATGTCGCGGGCGCCGCATTTGACGTGTTCGTCGAGGAGCCCGCCACCAAGAACGTGCTGTTCGGCCACCCCAACGTGATCTGCACCCCGCATCTCGGCGCCTCCACCACGGAAGCGCAGGAGAACGTCGCACTGCAGGTCGCCGAGCAGATGTCCGATTATCTGCTGACGGGTGCGATCTCGAACGCGGTGAACTTCCCGTCGATCACGGCCGAAGAAGCGCCGAAGCTGAAGCCGTTCATCGAGCTTGCCGAAAAGCTCGGCTCGTTCGCGGGCCAGCTCACCGAGAGCGGGATTTTGAAAGTCCAGATCACCTATGAGGGACACGTCGCCGAGATGAAGATCAAGGCGATCACCTCGGCGGTGCTGTCGGGCTTGCTGCGGCCGATGCTGGGCGAGGTCAACGTGGTCTCCGCGCCGGTCGTTGCGAAGGAGCGCGGCATGGTGGTCGACGAGATCGTGCGCGCGGCGCAGAGCGATTATGAAAGCCTGATCACCGTTACCGTCATCACGGAACGGCAGGAACGCTCGGTGTCCGGCACCGTCTATCACGACGGCAAGCCGCGGCTGGTCGACATCAAGGGCATCCGGGTCGATGCCGAGTTCGGCAAATCGATGATCTACGTTACGAACGAGGACAAGCCCGGCTTCATCGGCAGCTTCGCCGGCCTGCTCGGTGCGGCCCAGATCAACATCGCGACCTTCCATCTCGGCCGCACCAAGCAGGGCGGCGACGCCATCGCGCTGGTCGAGATCGACGGGCCGGTCCCGGCCGACGTGTTGACCAAGGTGCAAGCCTTGCCCCAGGTAAAGCAGGCCAAGGCGCTGGTGTTCTAA
- a CDS encoding mucoidy inhibitor MuiA family protein — translation MRLITNVFSTTSLVLLTALGAGEVRAAELAASSAVDAVTVYPDGASVTRIIALDLPAGENFAVLKDFPLALDPSSLRVEGEAGAKLTIGAIDAKPPRAAPPVNLPELDKRIEALKDERASLQGVIDAATARRKFAERFADTSPAGIGDKGEARPIAEWRAAFAAVGDEIASADAAIRDAGRKQRELDREIARLEQDRAQKPPSKMEVRIELAAAAATKATLRVTYAVRNARWVPLYDARLDTGAKDRKPALELVRRAEITQATGEDWSNVALSVSTVRTARGGRAPDLKSLVVQYPQVPRPMAAGSVSDTAMNLAAPAPERSRQFRASGGKSEEPVMEKAAEQQATADVSGFQVVFKIPGRVSLSASEGAKSLRVSTATIAPDLAVRAAPLLDPTAFLEASFKQTEDAPLLPGRVSIYRDGVFVGRGLMAAASKDETVRLGFGADDKIKIERTVLKRNEGSAGLIVTTSKTDERAFKTVVRNGHDFPIRIAIEDQLPVSENEDILVEMLPSTTPPTASNIRDRRGVLEWAFEAKAGEVKDINFAWRIRWPKDKGVVMVPAG, via the coding sequence ATGCGATTGATTACGAACGTTTTTTCGACGACGAGCCTCGTCTTACTCACGGCGCTCGGCGCGGGTGAGGTGCGGGCGGCTGAGTTGGCCGCCAGTTCGGCGGTCGATGCCGTCACCGTCTATCCCGATGGCGCCAGCGTCACGCGGATCATCGCGCTCGATCTGCCGGCGGGCGAGAATTTCGCCGTTCTCAAGGATTTTCCGCTCGCGCTGGATCCGTCATCGCTCAGGGTCGAGGGCGAAGCGGGCGCAAAACTCACGATCGGTGCGATCGACGCAAAACCGCCGCGCGCGGCGCCGCCGGTCAACCTGCCCGAACTCGACAAGCGCATCGAGGCGCTGAAGGACGAGCGCGCCAGCTTACAAGGCGTGATCGATGCCGCGACCGCGCGGCGCAAATTCGCCGAGCGATTTGCGGATACCTCTCCGGCCGGAATCGGCGACAAGGGTGAGGCGCGGCCGATCGCCGAATGGCGCGCGGCCTTTGCCGCCGTCGGCGACGAAATCGCCAGCGCCGACGCCGCCATCCGCGATGCCGGACGCAAGCAGCGCGAGCTCGACCGAGAAATCGCGCGTCTCGAACAGGACCGGGCACAGAAGCCGCCGAGCAAGATGGAAGTCAGGATTGAACTCGCAGCCGCCGCCGCCACCAAGGCGACGCTGCGTGTGACTTATGCCGTGCGCAACGCGCGCTGGGTGCCGCTCTACGACGCCCGCCTCGACACCGGCGCGAAAGACCGCAAGCCCGCGCTGGAACTGGTGCGCCGCGCCGAAATCACGCAGGCCACCGGCGAGGATTGGTCCAACGTCGCGCTCAGCGTCTCGACCGTGCGCACCGCACGTGGCGGCCGCGCGCCCGACCTGAAGTCGCTCGTCGTTCAATACCCGCAAGTACCGCGTCCGATGGCCGCGGGCTCCGTATCGGATACTGCGATGAACTTGGCTGCGCCAGCTCCGGAGAGGTCGAGGCAGTTCCGCGCCAGCGGGGGGAAGAGCGAAGAACCCGTGATGGAGAAGGCGGCCGAGCAACAGGCCACGGCCGATGTCAGCGGCTTCCAGGTGGTGTTCAAGATTCCCGGCCGCGTCAGCCTCAGTGCCAGCGAAGGCGCCAAGAGCCTGCGCGTTTCCACCGCGACCATCGCGCCCGATCTCGCCGTGCGCGCGGCGCCGCTGCTGGATCCGACCGCGTTCCTGGAAGCCAGCTTCAAGCAGACCGAGGACGCGCCATTGCTGCCCGGCCGGGTTTCGATCTATCGCGACGGTGTCTTCGTCGGCCGCGGGCTGATGGCCGCGGCGAGCAAGGACGAAACCGTGCGGCTCGGCTTCGGCGCCGACGACAAGATCAAGATCGAACGCACCGTTCTCAAGCGCAACGAGGGCTCGGCCGGCCTGATCGTGACGACGTCGAAGACCGACGAGCGCGCGTTCAAGACGGTCGTGCGCAACGGCCACGATTTTCCGATCCGGATCGCGATCGAGGATCAGTTGCCGGTCAGCGAGAACGAGGACATCTTGGTCGAGATGTTGCCGTCGACGACCCCGCCGACCGCCAGCAACATCCGCGACAGACGCGGCGTGCTGGAATGGGCTTTTGAGGCGAAGGCAGGCGAGGTCAAGGATATCAACTTCGCCTGGCGGATACGCTGGCCCAAGGACAAGGGCGTCGTGATGGTGCCGGCGGGGTAG
- a CDS encoding heme ABC transporter ATP-binding protein, protein MTAILEAQAISMVVSGATLVDGIDLRIKAGEMVAIVGPNGAGKSTLLRMLSGDLRPTRGQIRLKERDIHLYAPRLLAHHRAMLSQHVNVTFPFTVEEIVHMGAGDSGRAAAQRLVDTALGEVDLAHFAHRQLPTLSGGEQQRAHFARVLVQLACGEEQHGPGILLLDEPTSSLDMRHQIDLVETARRRAQNGTAVIAVLHDLNLAMRFADRIVLLHRGRLAVDGGRADAITAETIRRIFEVDVTIDYTDQGVPFLLPQTMRPAGAPTA, encoded by the coding sequence ATGACCGCCATTCTCGAAGCGCAGGCGATCTCGATGGTGGTCAGCGGCGCCACGCTGGTCGACGGCATCGATCTGCGCATCAAAGCCGGCGAGATGGTCGCGATCGTCGGCCCCAACGGCGCCGGAAAATCGACGCTGCTGCGAATGCTGTCCGGCGATCTCCGCCCGACACGCGGGCAGATCAGGCTGAAAGAGCGCGACATCCACCTCTATGCGCCGCGCCTCCTCGCCCATCACCGTGCAATGCTGTCGCAGCACGTCAACGTCACCTTCCCGTTCACGGTCGAGGAAATCGTCCATATGGGCGCCGGCGATAGCGGCCGCGCCGCCGCGCAGCGGCTGGTCGATACGGCGCTCGGCGAAGTCGATCTCGCGCATTTCGCTCACCGGCAATTGCCGACGCTCTCCGGCGGCGAACAGCAACGCGCGCATTTTGCCCGCGTGCTGGTGCAGCTTGCCTGCGGCGAAGAGCAGCACGGCCCGGGGATTCTGCTGCTGGACGAGCCGACCTCCAGCCTCGACATGCGTCACCAGATCGATCTGGTGGAAACGGCGCGGCGGCGCGCGCAGAACGGCACGGCCGTCATCGCCGTTCTGCACGATCTCAATCTGGCGATGCGCTTCGCCGACCGGATCGTGCTGCTGCACCGCGGCCGGCTCGCCGTCGACGGCGGTCGCGCTGACGCAATCACGGCCGAGACCATCCGCCGGATTTTTGAAGTCGACGTCACGATCGACTACACCGATCAGGGCGTGCCGTTCCTGCTGCCGCAAACCATGCGGCCGGCCGGCGCGCCGACGGCATAA
- a CDS encoding hemin ABC transporter substrate-binding protein, which produces MTFCRTLALSAAAGGFLLGGTALAAGITVHDARNRDVTISDAGRIVSIGGAITEILYALGFEDRLAGVDSTSLYPAAALRDKPNVGYMRQLSAEGVLGLNPSLVLAAQGSGPKETMDVLEAAKVPLVLVPETFSEAGLIEKIRLVGHAMGADKRAECLTAAVTDDLTQLRELRAKVTRPVRVMFVMSLLNGRAMAAGKNTAANEIIALAGGVNAIDGYDGYKIINDEAIVAAKPDVVLSIQRGKDSVDAETVYLHPAFALTPVAANKTFISMEGLYLLGFGPRTAAAARDLSIQLYPALAPQAEKFKPAAVTANCRL; this is translated from the coding sequence ATGACATTTTGTCGCACGCTCGCATTGTCGGCCGCCGCGGGCGGTTTCCTGCTCGGCGGCACAGCGCTCGCCGCGGGCATTACCGTGCATGACGCCCGTAACCGCGACGTCACGATCTCAGATGCCGGGCGGATCGTCTCGATCGGCGGCGCGATTACGGAAATCCTCTACGCGCTGGGCTTCGAGGACCGCCTCGCCGGCGTCGACTCGACCAGCCTCTATCCTGCCGCGGCGCTGCGCGACAAACCGAATGTCGGCTACATGCGCCAGCTTTCGGCCGAGGGCGTGCTCGGGCTCAACCCCTCGCTGGTGCTGGCGGCGCAAGGGTCCGGCCCGAAGGAAACCATGGATGTGCTGGAGGCCGCCAAGGTGCCGCTGGTGCTGGTGCCGGAAACATTTTCGGAAGCAGGCCTGATCGAGAAGATCAGGCTGGTCGGCCACGCCATGGGCGCGGACAAGCGCGCCGAATGCCTGACCGCGGCGGTAACGGATGATCTGACGCAACTGCGCGAGCTGCGCGCCAAGGTGACGAGGCCGGTGCGCGTGATGTTCGTGATGTCGCTCTTGAACGGACGGGCGATGGCGGCCGGAAAAAATACCGCGGCGAACGAGATCATCGCGCTTGCCGGCGGCGTCAACGCGATCGACGGCTATGATGGCTACAAGATCATCAACGACGAGGCGATCGTCGCGGCAAAGCCCGACGTGGTGCTCTCGATCCAGCGCGGCAAGGATTCGGTGGACGCGGAGACGGTGTATCTTCATCCGGCCTTCGCGCTGACCCCTGTCGCGGCCAACAAGACCTTCATCTCGATGGAGGGCCTCTATCTGCTCGGCTTCGGGCCGCGCACGGCCGCCGCTGCCCGCGACCTCTCGATCCAGCTCTATCCGGCGCTGGCGCCGCAGGCGGAGAAGTTCAAGCCTGCGGCAGTCACCGCAAACTGCCGGCTGTGA
- a CDS encoding iron ABC transporter permease: MTALADSTERAKRRSGYALRPPASLTLICLLAALAGAALIALTMGAAGIPLARLPAALGVWGDAAAGPTLARDQLVLWSIRIPRIAAAAMVGALLAASGAIMQGLFRNPLADPALVGVSSGGALAAAAAIVFTDSQIGQDLRFMQHQLLPIAAFAGSLVTTVILYSIASRSGRTSIAIFLLAGIAIAAIANAGIGLLVFIADDRQLRDITFWMLGSLSGATWPKLATLAPVLGLALVACVSIARGLDVLVLGEAEAFHSGVDVERLKRISIVLVSAMTGVAVSVCGVVGFVGIVVPHLLRLVIGPAHRLLLPASMLLGAVLMVGADTLARTIVAPAEMPIGILTAAIGAPFFLGMLLRQRGLVSL, encoded by the coding sequence GTGACCGCTCTGGCCGACAGCACGGAACGTGCGAAGCGCCGCAGCGGATATGCATTGCGCCCGCCGGCTTCGCTGACCCTCATCTGCCTCCTCGCCGCGCTAGCCGGCGCGGCGCTGATCGCGCTCACGATGGGCGCCGCCGGCATTCCGCTGGCGCGGCTGCCGGCCGCGCTCGGCGTGTGGGGCGACGCCGCAGCGGGTCCGACGCTTGCGCGCGACCAGCTCGTGCTGTGGTCGATCAGGATTCCGCGGATCGCGGCGGCCGCGATGGTAGGCGCCCTGCTCGCCGCATCGGGGGCCATCATGCAGGGGCTGTTTCGCAACCCCCTCGCCGACCCCGCGCTGGTCGGCGTTTCCTCCGGCGGCGCACTGGCGGCAGCCGCCGCGATCGTGTTCACCGACAGCCAGATCGGCCAAGACTTGCGCTTCATGCAGCATCAATTGCTGCCGATCGCGGCGTTTGCGGGCTCGCTGGTCACGACGGTGATCCTCTATTCGATCGCGAGCCGCTCCGGGCGGACGTCGATCGCGATCTTCCTGCTGGCCGGCATTGCGATTGCCGCCATCGCCAATGCCGGCATCGGGCTTCTGGTGTTCATCGCCGACGACCGCCAGTTGCGCGACATCACGTTCTGGATGCTGGGCTCGCTGAGCGGCGCGACCTGGCCCAAGCTCGCCACGCTGGCGCCGGTACTGGGGCTCGCTTTGGTCGCCTGCGTCTCGATCGCGCGCGGCCTCGATGTCCTGGTGCTCGGCGAGGCCGAGGCGTTTCACAGCGGCGTCGACGTCGAGCGCCTGAAGCGGATTTCGATCGTGCTGGTGTCGGCGATGACGGGCGTTGCGGTTTCGGTCTGCGGCGTGGTCGGCTTTGTCGGCATCGTGGTGCCGCATCTGCTGCGTCTGGTAATCGGGCCGGCGCACCGGCTGCTGCTGCCAGCCTCGATGTTGTTGGGTGCGGTGCTGATGGTAGGCGCCGATACGTTGGCCCGCACCATCGTGGCGCCCGCGGAAATGCCGATCGGCATCCTGACGGCGGCGATCGGGGCACCGTTCTTCCTAGGCATGCTGCTGCGCCAGCGCGGGCTGGTTTCGCTATGA
- a CDS encoding esterase-like activity of phytase family protein, translating to MRVSLLCSVASVFLASAAFAQGEGEFPATLKGHAVLPAQSFIDAPADAPDDLKTAGKYTTGRRVDAVGSVMGKSYEWPTGVSLPFKGQPLQGHSGIKVMPDGSFWVLTDNGMGSRYNSADSMLYLNRHKIDWATGKIDRQETIFLHDPDKKVPFRILHEDTAKRYLTGADFDTEGFQIVGDTFWIGDEFGPYVLKADKTGKILAVFETTADGKPVRSPDHWSVQSPAAPGASYTTVNLRRSKGYEGFAASKDGKFLYGLLEGPLWDAEKKDFEKIDGKEASRILEFDVAAEKFTGRYWTYAFEQNGNAIGDFNMIDATSGMVIERDNGEGTADKACPQGQRGENCFADLAKFKRVYKIELSDANAGRPVRKVAYIDLMKIKDPDNKARKPLNDGVLTFPFFTIENVDRVDETHIIVGNDNNLPFSSSREPNKADDNEFVLLEVSEFLKAK from the coding sequence ATGCGCGTGTCATTGCTCTGCTCCGTCGCGTCTGTCTTTCTGGCCAGTGCCGCCTTTGCACAGGGCGAAGGCGAGTTTCCCGCCACGCTGAAGGGCCACGCCGTGCTGCCGGCGCAGAGCTTCATCGACGCGCCCGCCGATGCGCCTGATGATCTCAAGACGGCAGGCAAATACACCACCGGCCGCCGTGTCGATGCTGTCGGCAGCGTGATGGGCAAATCCTATGAGTGGCCGACCGGCGTATCGCTGCCGTTCAAGGGCCAGCCGCTACAGGGCCATTCCGGCATCAAGGTGATGCCGGACGGTTCGTTCTGGGTGCTCACCGACAACGGCATGGGCTCACGCTACAACTCGGCGGATTCGATGCTCTACCTCAACCGCCACAAGATCGACTGGGCGACCGGCAAGATCGATCGGCAGGAAACCATCTTCCTGCACGACCCCGACAAGAAAGTGCCGTTCCGCATCCTGCATGAAGACACGGCAAAACGTTATCTCACCGGCGCCGACTTCGACACTGAAGGATTTCAGATCGTCGGCGACACCTTCTGGATCGGCGATGAATTCGGCCCCTATGTGCTGAAGGCCGACAAGACCGGCAAGATCCTGGCCGTGTTCGAAACCACCGCCGATGGCAAGCCGGTACGCTCGCCCGACCATTGGTCGGTGCAGTCGCCGGCAGCACCAGGCGCGAGCTACACCACGGTCAATCTGCGCCGCTCCAAGGGTTATGAAGGCTTTGCCGCGTCGAAGGACGGAAAATTCCTCTACGGCCTGCTCGAAGGCCCGCTGTGGGACGCCGAGAAGAAGGACTTTGAAAAGATCGACGGCAAGGAAGCCTCGCGTATTCTCGAGTTCGACGTCGCCGCGGAGAAGTTTACCGGCCGCTACTGGACTTACGCCTTCGAGCAGAACGGCAACGCCATCGGCGACTTCAACATGATCGACGCCACAAGTGGCATGGTCATCGAGCGCGACAATGGCGAAGGCACCGCCGACAAGGCCTGCCCGCAAGGCCAGCGCGGCGAGAACTGCTTTGCTGATCTGGCCAAATTCAAGCGCGTCTACAAGATCGAACTGTCCGACGCCAATGCCGGAAGGCCGGTGCGCAAGGTCGCCTATATCGACCTGATGAAGATCAAGGATCCCGACAACAAGGCGCGCAAGCCGCTCAATGACGGCGTGCTGACCTTCCCGTTCTTCACCATCGAGAACGTCGACCGCGTCGACGAGACGCATATCATCGTCGGCAACGACAACAACCTGCCGTTCTCGTCGAGCCGCGAGCCGAACAAGGCGGATGACAATGAGTTTGTGCTGCTTGAGGTCAGCGAGTTTTTGAAGGCGAAGTGA
- a CDS encoding hemin uptake protein HemP, whose product MAAPSGNNVGGAGKHTENPSSATRLLTMNGSRIDSRELFATEREIIIAHGEDNYRLRLTSQNKLILTK is encoded by the coding sequence ATGGCGGCACCTTCAGGAAACAACGTCGGAGGCGCCGGAAAGCATACCGAAAATCCGTCGTCTGCGACGCGCCTTCTCACCATGAACGGCAGCCGGATCGACAGCCGCGAGCTGTTCGCGACCGAGCGCGAAATCATCATCGCGCATGGCGAGGACAACTATCGCTTGCGGCTGACGTCGCAGAACAAGCTGATCCTGACCAAATGA
- a CDS encoding TonB-dependent hemoglobin/transferrin/lactoferrin family receptor: MAFGVRHSRALVLGASAFSFALMSSSAAFTQALEAEAVTRSPEQKKQKQAKRSQAKPQQDTQAAAPVMNARAQIGAAPVQSLDTITVAASKTEERAIDALAPVSVVTLEQIQGLQPNRLSGILYQIPGVSVQERGDDPSTVINIRGLQDFGRVAVVVDGARQNYQRTGHNANGSFFLDPELVGSVDVVRGPTANVYGSGAIGGVVSFRTKDINDVVRPGERWGVDMTGAGGTNSARGLGSIFGGVRADPNVDVFGGAVYRTQGNYKDGNGTEIGNTGNQIAAGLMKVTVRPADGHEIKFGAIFQDYQYSIGQLNRGPTTTAALRALNQGSSVDASDAKNYTGTVTWKYSKPDDNLWDWNMSLYGNRTDNDQTKTAHISTTPSTYCGGGFGNNVSGCVGDKRGYVLDTLGIDVYNTTRFNVGDWRNAVTLGVDAFQDDVRTSDSRGNSNITTPGGLRTVSGGFAQLKQNYSTWFEAVSAIRYDRYDLHSPTVATGGGGDRFSPKITIGVTPVAGFTPYVSYAEGYRAPSITETLIAGEHSTGGGPPFFPCPGGTVGLFCFLPNPNLRPEVGKNKEVGINLKYDNIFNAGDSFRGKINVFRNDVSDYIDLVGSTPRPPILFPAPGLFSQFYQYQNITQARIEGIEVETLYDAGLWYVGVAGHLMRGKNVATNIGLATITPRKITTTGGVRLLDRRLILAAQWSSFGANNDVPAGYLPATGYELVNLYLTWNATKDIVFSASIDNLLNQYYRPYAIPGSSTDGTTQNDVLWSSPGPGRVYKAGLKIHFGGA, from the coding sequence ATGGCTTTCGGGGTCAGGCATTCGCGCGCCTTGGTTTTGGGCGCGTCGGCATTTTCGTTCGCATTGATGTCGTCAAGCGCAGCGTTCACGCAGGCGCTCGAAGCGGAGGCCGTCACGCGCTCTCCCGAGCAGAAGAAACAGAAGCAGGCCAAGCGCAGCCAGGCCAAGCCGCAGCAGGATACGCAGGCGGCAGCGCCGGTCATGAACGCGCGGGCGCAGATTGGGGCCGCGCCGGTGCAATCGCTCGATACGATCACGGTGGCGGCCTCGAAGACCGAGGAGCGCGCCATCGACGCGCTCGCTCCCGTCAGCGTGGTGACGCTCGAACAGATCCAGGGCCTGCAGCCGAACCGGCTGTCCGGCATCCTCTACCAAATACCTGGCGTGTCGGTCCAGGAGCGCGGTGACGATCCCTCGACCGTCATCAACATCCGCGGCCTGCAGGATTTCGGCCGTGTCGCGGTCGTCGTCGACGGTGCGCGCCAGAACTACCAGCGCACCGGCCACAACGCCAACGGCTCGTTCTTCCTCGATCCCGAACTGGTCGGCAGCGTCGACGTGGTGCGCGGCCCGACCGCGAACGTCTACGGCTCCGGCGCGATCGGCGGCGTGGTGTCGTTCCGCACCAAGGACATCAACGATGTCGTGCGCCCCGGTGAGCGCTGGGGCGTCGACATGACCGGCGCCGGCGGCACCAACAGCGCTCGCGGCCTCGGCTCGATCTTTGGCGGCGTGCGCGCTGATCCCAATGTCGATGTGTTCGGCGGCGCGGTGTACCGCACGCAAGGCAATTACAAGGACGGCAACGGCACCGAGATCGGCAACACCGGTAACCAGATCGCGGCCGGCCTGATGAAGGTCACCGTTCGTCCTGCCGATGGCCATGAGATCAAGTTCGGCGCCATATTCCAGGATTACCAGTACAGCATCGGCCAGCTCAATCGCGGTCCCACGACGACCGCCGCACTGCGCGCGCTGAACCAGGGATCGTCGGTCGACGCGTCCGATGCCAAGAACTACACGGGGACGGTCACCTGGAAATACAGCAAGCCGGATGACAATCTCTGGGACTGGAATATGTCGCTCTACGGTAACCGCACCGACAACGACCAAACCAAGACCGCCCACATCAGCACGACGCCCTCGACTTATTGCGGCGGCGGCTTCGGCAACAACGTTTCCGGCTGCGTGGGCGACAAGCGCGGCTACGTGCTCGATACGCTCGGGATCGACGTCTACAACACGACGCGGTTCAACGTCGGCGACTGGCGCAACGCGGTCACGCTCGGGGTCGATGCGTTTCAGGATGACGTGAGAACCTCCGACAGCCGCGGCAATTCCAACATCACCACACCCGGCGGCCTGCGCACCGTTTCCGGCGGATTCGCGCAGTTGAAGCAGAATTATTCGACCTGGTTCGAGGCCGTCAGCGCGATCCGCTACGACCGCTACGACCTTCATTCGCCGACGGTGGCGACCGGTGGCGGCGGCGACCGCTTCTCGCCGAAGATCACCATCGGTGTGACGCCGGTGGCGGGCTTTACGCCCTATGTCAGCTATGCCGAAGGCTATCGTGCGCCCTCGATCACGGAAACGCTGATTGCCGGCGAACACTCGACCGGCGGCGGCCCTCCGTTCTTTCCCTGCCCGGGTGGCACGGTCGGATTGTTCTGCTTCCTGCCAAATCCGAACCTGCGGCCGGAGGTCGGCAAGAACAAGGAAGTCGGCATCAACCTGAAGTATGACAACATCTTCAACGCCGGTGACAGCTTCCGTGGCAAGATCAACGTGTTCCGCAACGATGTCTCTGATTACATCGATCTCGTTGGATCGACGCCGCGGCCGCCCATCCTCTTCCCTGCCCCCGGACTTTTCAGCCAGTTCTACCAGTACCAGAACATCACGCAGGCCCGGATCGAAGGCATCGAGGTGGAGACGCTGTATGATGCGGGCCTGTGGTATGTCGGTGTCGCCGGCCACTTGATGCGCGGCAAGAACGTCGCGACCAATATCGGGCTCGCGACCATCACGCCGCGCAAGATCACCACGACCGGCGGCGTGCGGCTGCTCGACCGCAGGCTGATCTTGGCCGCGCAGTGGTCCTCGTTCGGCGCCAACAACGACGTGCCCGCCGGCTATCTGCCCGCGACCGGGTATGAACTGGTCAATCTGTACCTGACCTGGAACGCGACCAAGGACATCGTTTTCTCGGCGTCGATCGACAATCTGTTGAACCAGTACTACCGGCCCTATGCGATCCCCGGCAGTTCCACCGACGGCACCACGCAGAACGACGTGTTGTGGTCGAGCCCCGGACCGGGCAGGGTCTACAAGGCCGGCTTGAAGATCCATTTTGGCGGAGCGTAG